A segment of the Georgenia sp. M64 genome:
CGGCTCGGCGGCGCCGCACGCGGCGAGCACCGGGACGGCCAGCGCGCCGGCGCCGGCGACGAGGAACGTGCGGCGGGTGGGGGCGTCTGCGGCGGTCATGAGGACATCGTGCCGCGCCGCTAGGCTCTGTGGGTGCTCGGAAACGTCCAGCTCCTCATCTTCCTGCTGCTCGCGGTGATCATGTTCGCCCTCGAGGTGTGGGCGCTCGTCGACGCCGCGACCCGGCCCGCGCCCGCGTTCCTCGCCGCGGACAAGCGCACCAAGAACTTCTGGCTGGCCCTGACGGGGGTCGCCGCCGCCATCGGCTTCATCGCCATCCCGCCCCCGCTGGGGCTCGGCCTCATGGGCGGCTTCCTGCAGTTCGTGGCCGTCGTGCCCGCCGCGGTCTACCTCGCCGACGTGCGGCCCGCCGTGCGCGGCTACCGGCCGCCCCGGCAGGGCCGGGGCTGGTAGCCCGGTGCGGGCCGTCCTCCAGCGGGTGACCCGCGCGGCGGTGCGGGTCGACGGCGAGGTGGTCGGGGAGGTCACCCGGCCGGGGCTGGTCGCGCTCGTCGGCGTCACCCACGACGATGGCGCCGAGCAGGTGGAGCGGCTGGCCCGCAAGATCGCCGAGCTGCGGATCCTGCGCGGGGAGACCTCCGTGGCCGACGCGGCCGCCCCGGTGCTCGTCGTCTCCCAGTTCACCCTGTACGCCGACGTCCGCAAGGGCCGCCGGCCCACCTGGAACGCTGCCGCCCCCGGGCCGGTGGCCGAGCCCCTCGTCGACGCGGTCGTCTCGGCGCTGCGGGAGCGGGGCGTCGAGGTCGCGACCGGCCGGTTCGGCGCGGACATGGCCCTCGAGCTCGTGGGCGACGGGCCGGTCACCGTCCTCGTCGACGTCTGAGTCCACAGCCGTTCGCACCGGACCGGCCGGTCACGGCAGGATCGGGGCATGAGGATCGAGGCCGTGCTCGGCGACATCACCCGTCAGGACGTCGACGCCGTCGTCAACGCCGCGAACTCCTCGCTCATGGGCGGCGGCGGGGTCGACGGCGCGATCCACCGGGCGGCCGGTCCCGGGCTGCTCGAGGAGTGCATGGAGCTGCGCCGCACCGAGCTGCCGGACGGTCTGCCCGTGGGCAGCGCCGTGCCGACGGCCGGCCACCGCCTCCCGGCGCGCTGGGTCATCCACACCGTCGGGCCCAACCGGCACCGCGGGCAGGACGACCCCGCCCTGCTCGCCTCGTGCTTCACCTCCTCGCTCGTCGTTGCAGCCGAGGTCGGCGCCCGCGAGGTCGCGGTCCCGGCCGTGGGAGCAGGGGCGTACGGCTGGGACCCCGCCGAGGTGGCCCGGGTCGCGGTGGGCGCCGTGCGGTCCTTCGCCGCCGCGCAGGACAACCGGGACGGCGCCGAGGTGTGCGGCCTTGAGCAGCGCGCCGTCGGCCTCACGCCCGTGGAGCTGGTCCGGTTCGTCCTGCACGACGAGGAGGTCCTGCGGGTCTTCAGCCGCGAGCTGGGCTGAGGCGCGGACCCGCCGTCCACCCCTCGCACCGCCCGCGACCGGGGCGGGGTCGTCACGCCGGTGGCGAACACGGGCAGTTGTGCGGGCCCCTCGCCGTTAGCCTTGACGAACGCTGCCCAGACCGGTCGCTGCCGGGCCCCGGCCGAGGTAGCCGCCCGTGAGGAGTGCACATGTTTGAGAGATTCACCGACCGTGCCCGTCGGGTGGTCGTCCTCGCCCAGGAAGAGGCGCGGATGCTCAACCACAACTACATCGGCACCGAGCACATCCTCCTCGGCCTCATCCACGAGGGTGAGGGCGTCGCCGCGAAGGCGCTCGAGGCCCTGGACATCTCGCTCGAGGCCGTGCGTGCGCAGGTCACCGAGATCATCGGCGAGGGCCAGCAGTCCCCGTCGGGTCACATCCCGTTCACCCCGCGCGCCAAGAAGGTCCTCGAGCTCTCCCTGCGCGAGGCGCTCCAGCTGGGCCACAACTACATCGGGACCGAGCACATCCTGCTCGGCCTCATCCGCGAGGGGGAGGGTGTCGCCGCCCAGGTCCTCACCAAGCTCGGTGCGGACCTCAACCGGGTGCGCCAGCAGGTCATCCAGCTGCTCTCCGGCTACCAGGGCAAGGAGCCCGTCGCCGCCGGGGGACCCACCGAGGGTCAGCCGGCCGGCTCGGCCGTGCTCGACCAGTTCGGCCGCAACCTCACCCAGGCCGCCCGCGAGGGCAAGCTCGACCCGGTGATCGGCCGCATCCTGGAGATCGAGCGGGTCATGCAGGTGCTCTCGCGCCGCACGAAGAACAACCCCGTCCTCATCGGCGAGCCCGGCGTCGGCAAGACCGCCGTCGTCGAGGGCCTGGCCCAGGACATCGTGCGCGGCGACGTGCCCGAGACCCTCAAGGACAAGCAGCTCTACACCCTCGACCTCGGCTCCCTCGTGGCCGGCTCCCGCTACCGCGGCGACTTCGAGGAGCGGCTGAAGAAGGTCCTCAAGGAGATCCGCACCCGCGGCGACATCATCCTGTTCATCGACGAGATCCACACCCTCGTCGGGGCCGGGGCCGCCGAGGGCGCCATCGACGCCGCCTCGATCCTCAAGCCGATGCTCGCCCGCGGCGAGCTGCAGACCATCGGGGCGACCACGCTCGAGGAGTACCGCAAGCACATCGAGAAGGACGCCGCGCTCGAGCGGCGCTTCCAGCCGATCCAGGTGGCCGAGCCGACCCTCGCGCACACCATCGAGATCCTCAAGGGCCTGCGCGACCGCTACGAGGCGCACCACCGCGTCTCCATCACCGACGAGGCGCTCGTGGCGGCCGCCACGCTGGCCGACCGCTACGTCTCGGACCGGTTCCTCCCGGACAAGGCCATCGACCTCATCGACGAGGCGGGCGCGCGCCTGCGCATCCGCCGCATGACGGCGCCGCCGGAGCTGCGCGAGCTCGACGAGCAGATCTCCGAGGTCCGCCGCGAGAAGGAGTCCGCCATCGACGACCAGGACTTCGAGCGCGCCGCGCGTCTGCGCGACGACGAGAAGCGCCTGGGCGAGCGGCGGCTCGAGCGGGAGAAGGCCTGGAAGAACGGCGACCTCGACGCCGTCGCGGAGGTGGACGAGGACCTGATCGCCGAGGTGCTGGCGATGTCCACGGGCATCCCGGTGTTCAAGCTCACCGAGGCCGAGTCCTCCAAGCTCCTCCACATGGAGGACGAGCTCCACAAGCGCATCGTCGGCCAGGACACCGCCATCAAGGCGCTGTCCCAGGCGATCCGGCGCACCCGCGCGGGCCTGAAGGACCCCAAGCGCCCCGGCGGGTCGTTCATCTTCGCCGGCCCCACGGGCGTGGGCAAGACCGAGCTGGCCAAGGCGCTCGCCGAGTTCCTCTTCGGGGACGAGGACGCCCTCATCCAGCTCGACATGTCCGAGTTCTCCGAGAAGCACACCGTCTCGCGGCTGTTCGGCTCGCCCCCCGGCTACGTCGGCTACGAGGAGGGTGGCCAGCTCACGGAGAAGGTGCGCCGCCGTCCGTTCTCGGTGGTCCTGTTCGACGAGGTGGAGAAGGCGCACGCCGACATCTTCAACTCGCTCCTGCAGATCCTCGAGGACGGCCGCCTCACCGACTCCCAGGGCCGGGTCGTGGACTTCAAGAACACGGTCATCATCATGACCACGAACCTCGGGACCCGGGACATCGCCAAGGGCCTGCTCACCGGCTTCCAGGCCGGCGGGGAGCTGTCCAACAGCTACGAGCGGATGAAGACGAAGGTCAACGAGGAGCTCAAGCAGCACTTCCGGCCCGAGTTCCTCAACCGCGTGGACGACGTCATCGTCTTCCCGCAGCTCTCCGAGGCCGAGATCATCCAGATCGTCGACCTCATGATCGCCCGCCTCGACGGCCGTCTGCGCGACCAGGACATGACCATCGAGCTGACCTCGGCGGCGAAGGAGCTGCTCGCCGAGCGCGGCTACGACCCGGTCCTCGGCGCCCGGCCGCTGCGGCGCGCGATCCAGCGCGAGATCGAGGACGTCCTGTCCGAGAAGATCCTGTTCGGCGAGATCAAGGCCGGGCAGAAGATCATCGTCGACGCCGAGGGGGAGGGCCTGCTGGGCCAGTTCACCTTCGAGGGCGTCAAGGTGGGCGAGATCCGCAAGCCCGAGCCCGTCGCGGTCGGTCACGGTTCGACGATCG
Coding sequences within it:
- a CDS encoding DUF2516 family protein gives rise to the protein MLGNVQLLIFLLLAVIMFALEVWALVDAATRPAPAFLAADKRTKNFWLALTGVAAAIGFIAIPPPLGLGLMGGFLQFVAVVPAAVYLADVRPAVRGYRPPRQGRGW
- the dtd gene encoding D-aminoacyl-tRNA deacylase, which translates into the protein MRAVLQRVTRAAVRVDGEVVGEVTRPGLVALVGVTHDDGAEQVERLARKIAELRILRGETSVADAAAPVLVVSQFTLYADVRKGRRPTWNAAAPGPVAEPLVDAVVSALRERGVEVATGRFGADMALELVGDGPVTVLVDV
- a CDS encoding O-acetyl-ADP-ribose deacetylase, yielding MRIEAVLGDITRQDVDAVVNAANSSLMGGGGVDGAIHRAAGPGLLEECMELRRTELPDGLPVGSAVPTAGHRLPARWVIHTVGPNRHRGQDDPALLASCFTSSLVVAAEVGAREVAVPAVGAGAYGWDPAEVARVAVGAVRSFAAAQDNRDGAEVCGLEQRAVGLTPVELVRFVLHDEEVLRVFSRELG
- a CDS encoding ATP-dependent Clp protease ATP-binding subunit, with the translated sequence MFERFTDRARRVVVLAQEEARMLNHNYIGTEHILLGLIHEGEGVAAKALEALDISLEAVRAQVTEIIGEGQQSPSGHIPFTPRAKKVLELSLREALQLGHNYIGTEHILLGLIREGEGVAAQVLTKLGADLNRVRQQVIQLLSGYQGKEPVAAGGPTEGQPAGSAVLDQFGRNLTQAAREGKLDPVIGRILEIERVMQVLSRRTKNNPVLIGEPGVGKTAVVEGLAQDIVRGDVPETLKDKQLYTLDLGSLVAGSRYRGDFEERLKKVLKEIRTRGDIILFIDEIHTLVGAGAAEGAIDAASILKPMLARGELQTIGATTLEEYRKHIEKDAALERRFQPIQVAEPTLAHTIEILKGLRDRYEAHHRVSITDEALVAAATLADRYVSDRFLPDKAIDLIDEAGARLRIRRMTAPPELRELDEQISEVRREKESAIDDQDFERAARLRDDEKRLGERRLEREKAWKNGDLDAVAEVDEDLIAEVLAMSTGIPVFKLTEAESSKLLHMEDELHKRIVGQDTAIKALSQAIRRTRAGLKDPKRPGGSFIFAGPTGVGKTELAKALAEFLFGDEDALIQLDMSEFSEKHTVSRLFGSPPGYVGYEEGGQLTEKVRRRPFSVVLFDEVEKAHADIFNSLLQILEDGRLTDSQGRVVDFKNTVIIMTTNLGTRDIAKGLLTGFQAGGELSNSYERMKTKVNEELKQHFRPEFLNRVDDVIVFPQLSEAEIIQIVDLMIARLDGRLRDQDMTIELTSAAKELLAERGYDPVLGARPLRRAIQREIEDVLSEKILFGEIKAGQKIIVDAEGEGLLGQFTFEGVKVGEIRKPEPVAVGHGSTIEQRDMPTAPDGGGAGGGGQLQPEH